The segment CATAGATGGCAAGCAGGTAGAAGCCAGGCAGGGAGCTACTATCCTGCAGGCAGCCAGAGCAGCCAGCATCGATATACCAACGCTATGTGTACACCAAAAAATGCTGCTCTACGGGGCCTGCCGCATCTGCAGCGTGGAGGCTGAGAGGAATGGCCAGGTCCGGGTGGTAGCGTCCTGTGGCTATCCTGTCGAAGAAGGTCTGATCGTGAGAACCCGCAGCCCCAGGATAGACAGGATACGAAAGCTCCTTCTCGAACTGGTGGCCCCTCAGGCAATGTTCCAGGAGAATGTCGGCGGTGAGCTGAGGAGGCTGGCCGATGAATACGGGGCTGACATCCACCGCTTCGAGTACCGACTCAATGCCAAATCAAACAGGTGTATCCTCTGCGGCCTCTGTGTCCGCTACTGCGAAGAGATTGTCGGTGCCCCAGCGATAGGCTTCGTCGGAAGGGGAATCGAGCGAAGAGTGGTCTTCTACCCCGATATAGCCAGGAGAGTCTTTGCCGGCGGTATGGAGTGGGCGGCTGAAGTCTGTCCCACAGGCAAGATAGGCGCTGAATCAGATAGCTCCTATTTTGGCTTCACCGTTGAGGACTTCCTGGCGGACAGGCTATGAGCAGTTAGTGAAGGAGAGGGGAAAT is part of the Chloroflexota bacterium genome and harbors:
- a CDS encoding 2Fe-2S iron-sulfur cluster-binding protein — encoded protein: MAEMITLVIDGKQVEARQGATILQAARAASIDIPTLCVHQKMLLYGACRICSVEAERNGQVRVVASCGYPVEEGLIVRTRSPRIDRIRKLLLELVAPQAMFQENVGGELRRLADEYGADIHRFEYRLNAKSNRCILCGLCVRYCEEIVGAPAIGFVGRGIERRVVFYPDIARRVFAGGMEWAAEVCPTGKIGAESDSSYFGFTVEDFLADRL